One Trichoderma asperellum chromosome 5, complete sequence genomic region harbors:
- a CDS encoding uncharacterized protein (EggNog:ENOG41~TransMembrane:1 (i9-26o)) has product MTRRIVRTLTQLGAVAFLTTILIFFLDRNYRVLPNALHNYMPSHHPGLVVTDITITTCSSLKPFSSCELNPNEWHRIEKDLYLGKAWTSSAYLYVRRKHEENLTDQDEVVVGVSVGSLNPGDVSDDSEHWEPRPGGIWLKRSRNKKSSDSDAAVTDVDVVFGDDATEARDGWGIVGRPLHLNTGSNFLSAHLTVRRGAHHELKKPKPRIPDNGRFKIMQVGDLHLSTGVGECREAVPDGYKGGKCEADPRTLDFLTKMLDEEKPDLVILSGDQVNGDSAPDAPSAIYKYASLLIERKIPYAAIFGNHDDEKSMSREAQMALMETLPYSLSQAGPADVDGVGNYFIEVLARGHNDHSALTIYLLDTHSYSPDERHFPGYDWVKPNQIDWFKKTHASLKKNHDGYTHRHMDIAFIHIPLIEYADWDKPRVGEWKEGVTAPVYNTGFHDALVEQGVVMVSAGHDHVNDYCSLSRHGDETKSFLPGWEEKLPLQSEKKPEDEAARVPAMWMCYSGGIGFGGYAGYDGYVRRLRMFEVDTEEARITTWKRVEYGDTEARIDQQILVDAGKAYFAPPPPPPPPEEQPQQEQQQQQQQQ; this is encoded by the exons ATGACGCGACGCATT GTTCGCACGCTCACCCAGCTGGGCGCCGTAGCGTTCCTCACCACCATCCTGATATTCTTCCTCGACCGCAACTATAGAGTCCTTCCTAATGCCCTCCACAACTACATGCCCTCCCACCATCCTGGCCTGGTGGTCACCGACATCACCATCACGACCTGCTCCAGCCTCAagcccttctcctcctgcgAGCTGAATCCGAACGAATGGCATCGCATTGAAAAAGATCTATACCTAGGAAAAGCGTGGACATCGAGCGCATATCTATACGTTCGTCGCAAGCACGAAGAGAACTTGACCGACCAAGACGAAGTTGTCGTCGGCGTCTCTGTTGGATCGCTGAACCCCGGAGACGTCTCTGACGACAGCGAACACTGGGAACCAAGACCCGGAGGCATATGGCTGAAGCGATCCAGAAATAAGAAATCAAGCGACTCGGATGCTGCTGTGACGGACGTGGATGTCGTCTTTGGCGATGACGCCACCGAGGCGCGCGACGGCTGGGGCATTGTAGGAAGGCCGTTACATCTCAATACCGGTTCGAATTTCCTCAGCGCACACTTGACTGTAAGGAGAGGCGCGCATcacgagctgaagaagccaaagccTAGAATCCCCGACAACGGCCGATTCAAAATCATGCAAGTGGGAGACTTGCACCTTAGCACTGGCGTGGGCGAGTGTCGGGAGGCAGTTCCCGACGGCTACAAGGGAGGCAAATGCGAGGCCGACCCCAGGACGCTTGATTTCCTGACCAAGATGCTTGACGAGGAGAAACCCGACTTGGTCATCTTGAGCGGCGACCAGGTTAACGGCGATTCGGCCCCCGATGCCCCTTCG GCTATATACAAATacgcttctcttctcatcgAGCGCAAAATCCCATATGCCgccatctttggcaaccACGATGACGAAAAGTCCATGTCGCGAGAGGCCCAAATGGCCCTGATGGAAACCTTGCCTTACTCCCTATCGCAAGCCGGCCCCGCAGACGTCGACGGCGTCGGCAACTACTTTATCGAAGTCTTGGCCCGTGGCCACAACGACCACTCCGCCTTGACAATCTATCTCCTCGACACGCATTCGTACTCTCCTGACGAGCGTCATTTCCCCGGCTATGACTGGGTCAAGCCCAATCAGATTGACTGGTTCAAGAAGACGCACGCGAGCCTGAAGAAGAACCACGATGGATACACCCATCGACATATGGATATTGCCTTTATACATATTCCCTTGATAGAATACGCGGATTGGGATAAGCCCCGCGTAGGAGAATGGAAAGAGGGCGTCACCGCCCCCGTCTATAACACTGGATTCCACGATGCCCTCGTCGAGCAAGGCGTTGTCATGGTCAGCGCCGGACA tgaccACGTCAACGACTACTGCTCCCTCTCCCGCCACGGCGACGAGACCAAATCCTTCCTCCCAGGCTGGGAAGAAAAGCTACCCCTCCAATCGGAGAAGAAGCCCGAAGACGAAGCCGCCAGGGTCCCCGCCATGTGGATGTGCTACTCGGGCGGCATCGGCTTCGGCGGCTACGCCGGCTACGACGGTTACGTCCGCCGCCTGCGCATGTTCGAGGTCGACACCGAGGAGGCGCGCATCACGACGTGGAAGAGGGTCGAGTACGGCGATACAGAGGCTCGCATCGATCAGCAGATTCTGGTGGATGCTGGAAAGGCGTACtttgcgccgccgccgccgccgccgcctccggaGGAACAGCCACaacaggagcagcagcagcagcagcagcaacagtag
- a CDS encoding uncharacterized protein (EggNog:ENOG41), which translates to MDDSRLIIAVDFGTTYSGIAYCFANQRNSCPIPIDNWPGATGIDVPKTPTVICYDKQNPRNFVWGGSVEPQADSISDFKLLLDPSQKWPEYIPIINITKKLEELPKSPTEITADFIGAIYNHAIEEISKKFPRDYVQLCRKEYIFSVPAVWSDAAKYATLKAAQMAGLTPVQLIKEPEAAALWITKKLNVALNSGDIFVVCDAGGGTVDLVSYEVENTSPQLQVKEVVPGTGGMAGSLNLNKRFECAVKELVGEKQWSALHPSKGFQRAASQFEKEIKKGFHGGSDDDCFDDEFYVNFYPAKLADNPNCGLESNTWTMVEDDLMDIFNPVIGDILKLINEQVERVKVKMGGEGPKYIFLVGGFGSNRYLMKRIMNKYSNIEVLQPPDAWAAIAKGAALSRMSSEATVTSLSATRHYGIAVSSIYDKIEDQGRPFREAITGRIVTTKMLWYIHTGDNLLKSARIPFPNGAPISLRKRDLPCQLRVDVQPLQDAKTPI; encoded by the exons ATGGACGACAGCAGGCTCATTATCGCTGTGGACTTTGGTACCACTTACTCTGGCATTGCTTATTGCTTTGCAAACCAACGAAACAGCTGTCCTATTCCCATCGATAACTGGCCTG GCGCCACTGGCATTGATGTGCCAAAAACTCCCACTGTTATTTGCTATGACAAACAAAACCCTCGGAATTTTGTCTGGGGTGGTAGTGTAGAGCCCCAGGCTGACAGCATATCTGATTTTAAACTATTGCTTGATCCATCGCAAAAATGGCCAGAATATATCCCCATAATTAACATTACAAAAAAACTCGAAGAGCTGCCGAAATCGCCTACTGAGATCACTGCTGATTTCATAGGCGCTATATATAACCATGCAATTGAGGAGATATCTAAAAAGTTTCCCAGAGATTACGTTCAATTATGCCGCAaggaatatatattttctg TACCGGCTGTATGGTCTGATGCTGCTAAATATGCTACATTAAAG GCCGCTCAGATGGCGGGTCTTACCCCTGTTCAACTGATCAAGGAGCCCGAAGCTGCGGCGTTATGGATAACTAAGAAGCTCAATGTTGCTCTCAACTCTGGTGACATCTTTGTTGTTTGCGATGCCGGTGGTGGTACAGTTGATTTAGTATCTTATGAAGTCGAGAATACCAGTCCACAGCTACAAGTTAAAGAAGTGGTACCAGGCACAG GCGGTATGGCCGGATCTCTAAATCTCAACAAGCGTTTTGAATGTGCTGTCAAAGAGCTTGTTGGCGAAAAGCAGTGGAGCGCGCTGCACCCAAGCAAAGGCTTCCAGCGTGCAGCATCGCAATTTGAAAAGGAGATCAAGAAGGGATTTCATGGGGGTTCCGATGATGACTGCTTTGATGATGAGTTCTACGTAAATTTTTACCCGGCAAAGCTTGCGGATAACCCTAATTGTGGCCTGGAGTCGAATACGTGGACAATGGTCGA GGATGACTTGATGGATATATTCAATCCTGTTATTGGTGATATTCTTAAGCTGATCAATGAACAAGTTGAGCGCGTCAAGGTGAAGATGGGAGGAGAAGGGCCAAAG TATATTTTCTTGGTTGGCGGTTTTGGCAGCAATCGATATTTGATGAAACGAATCATGAACAAATATTCGAATATTGAGGTTTTACAGCCACCCGATGCCTGGGCTGCAATTGCCAA GGGCGCCGCGCTTTCTCGAATGTCAAGCGAGGCAACTGTTACAAGTCTTTCCGCGACTCGCCATTACGGTATTGCAGTTTCGAGTATATATGATAAAATTGAAGACCAGGGAAGACCCTTTAGGGAGGCTATTACCGGCCGAATTGTGACCACAAAA ATGTTGTGGTATATACACACAGGAGATAATCTTTTGAAGAGTGCCCGCATTCCATTCCCG AACGGCGCCCCGATATCCCTCAGAAAACGAGACCTTCCGTGTCAATTGCGAGTTGATGTGCAGCCTCTCCAAGATGCCAAAACGCCTATTTAA
- a CDS encoding uncharacterized protein (EggNog:ENOG41) has product MSGICNYFLVRWGLSNNGNCFDPAKSVNQVVSSESESSSSRAFQARRQSERADNTEREAASTMKNLVHTISHALPARQATRTNKEYNQLAADYDHLALSLQETHSELQQTDSELQQAYGELHRANSEVRQHKDSLHHYEAELYASQCEVLRLQDKERSMRDFLIENSHNKIISDRDVREKFTQLRQRIQWLASNKAHNIEEFHNLELNESWFEPRYIEALWGESPKPGRLVILRSLMFHFLNVNILDKLLFDINDANGSPSLAGVGSSIPSLGQAFSLFERVISDRGVNHDMLVNWRLSTFKCIEAAGLGGNDTDFGVINGDAMFDCFQRFISEKATAQQIARLRNAYRELCKEAWTLRLLMRNSLEPFECYVSRGYQLGGLEALYEVIGEISHVSGMTGEFAFPIFGALIKHAKIHGEGFKILEKAQCIMAVPST; this is encoded by the exons ATGTCCGGGATATGTAACTACTTTTTAGTGCGTTGGGGGCTGTCAAACAATGGCAATTGCTTTGATCCAGCCAAAAGCGTCAATCAAGTTGTATCCTCGGAGAGcgaatcttcatcatccagaGCATTTCAAGCTCGACGCCAATCTGAGAGAGCAGACAAtacagagagagaagctgctaGCACGATGAAAAATTTGGTACACACAATATCGCACGCGTTACCAGCACGGCAAGCTACGAGGACTAATAAAGAGTACAATCAGCTTGCTGCCGATTATGATCATTTAGCACTCTCACTGCAGGAAACGCATAGCGAGCTGCAACAAACTGACAGTGAACTTCAGCAAGCCTATGGCGAACTACACCGGGCTAATAGTGAGGTGCGTCAACACAAAGACTCGCTACACCACTATGAAGCCGAACTCTACGCTTCTCAATGTGAAGTATTACGGTTACAAGACAAGGAGCGAAGCATGCGGGATTTTCTTATCGAAAATAGCCATAACAAAATTATTAGTGATAGAGACGTGCGCGAGAAATTTACTCAACTCCGCCAGCGCATACAGTGGCTTGCTTCAAATAAGGCCCATAACATAGAAGAGTTCCATAACCTAGAACTAAACGAAAGTTGGTTCGAGCCCAGATATATCGAAGCTTTATGGGGAGAATCACCAAAGCCAGGCCGATTGGTTATCTTGCGGAGCCTCATGTTCCATTTTCTAAATGTTAATATTCTCGACAAACTGCTTTTCGATATCAACGACGCAAATGGAAGCCCAAGCCTAGCAGGTGTTGGCAGCTCTATTCCAAGTCTAGGCCAAGCATTTAGCCTCTTCGAGCGCGTTATTAGCGATCGTGGCG TTAATCACGACATGTTGGTCAACTGGAGATTATCTACATTCAAATGTATCGAGGCTGCTGGCCTAGGTGGAAATGACACGGACTTTGGTGTCATTAACGGAGATGCTATGTTTGATTGCTTCCAGCGATTCATTTCTGAGAAGGCGACGGCACAACAGATTGCGAGGCTGAGAAACGCTTATCGAGAGCTTTGCAAAGAGGCATGGACTCTCCGACTCTTAATGCGCAATTCACTAGAGCCTTTTGAATGCTACGTTTCTCGAGGATATCAACTCGGGGGGTTAGAAGCTCTATATGAAGTAATTGGAGAGATATCTCACGTTTCGGGCATGACAGGGGAATTTGCGTTCCCAATATTTGGAGCCCTTATTAAACATGCCAAGATTCATGGAGAGGGCTTTAAGATATTGGAGAAGGCTCAGTGTATCATGGCAGTACCCTCTACATGA